A window of the Streptomyces albireticuli genome harbors these coding sequences:
- the rpsO gene encoding 30S ribosomal protein S15 translates to MSLDAATKKQIMAEFATKEGDTGSPEVQVAMLTRRISDLTEHLKQHKHDHHSRRGLLLLVGQRRRLLQYLAKKDITRFRALVERLGIRRGAAGAK, encoded by the coding sequence GTGTCGCTCGACGCCGCTACGAAGAAGCAGATCATGGCCGAGTTCGCCACCAAGGAGGGCGACACCGGCTCCCCCGAGGTCCAGGTCGCGATGCTCACCCGTCGCATCTCGGACCTCACCGAGCACCTGAAGCAGCACAAGCACGACCACCACTCGCGTCGTGGCCTGCTGCTGCTGGTCGGCCAGCGTCGCCGCCTGCTCCAGTACCTGGCCAAGAAGGACATCACGCGCTTCCGTGCCCTGGTCGAGCGCCTCGGCATCCGCCGCGGTGCCGCCGGCGCCAAGTAA